Part of the Solanum pennellii chromosome 10, SPENNV200 genome is shown below.
TGATTTTGAggtacaatgtttgtatcacaaAAGCACAATATAATGCTGGTATGATAACCATTGTTTCCTCCATCAACATGGCAACAGTTCAACTCACACTAATGCATACTAAGTAACTAGTTTACCAACTCATTGGACTCAAATTCTTCatgttatatattattattatgttttgatttgatGCTAATCAAGGGGGATTTCAGACAAACtcaattttgatgaatttgctGATCGAAGTCCCCCAAATGAACGGCATCTCACCGGGGGAATGGATATTTGTTGTTAATGCGTGGTGTATGATTATAGGGGTCTGGTCACGTTATTCTCTCTATCTTCTCTTGTATGCACATTTTAGACTTACTAGGTTATAGTTAGCTTTGTTTACTTGGGTACGGTACTCCCTTTTAGATTGTGGCAGATGAATTGCTTTACTCTCTCTACTCGTGCTCAATTGAGGATTCTCGTAAAGACTTGAATGTGTTGAGGTTGAACCTTATTCAAATCATCTTTAACTCcgacttttaaaattttgccATAGCTGGTAGTTTTAGTAGtttagtattaaatatatttttcaagagtTGACTTTTGGATCAAAGCATGGTTGAAAAATAACCCacttattttatgttaaatctTAGTGGGAGACCCGTATAGAGTGGAAACTATTCTACTTTAATTCTTAAAtccattataataataataatgaaagatTGATAGGGCAAGAAAGTCCCACATGGCTCACTAGAATTTAAGGCAAAACCTTTAGTTATGGCCTATCAACCATCAAAAAGCCACAACCAAAAGAATAGGAAGAATGACAAAGTCAAATTCTTATAGAATAAATCAAATAGTAACAAAGAGAGAAGAAATCAACACTTGAAATTGAAATCGTCGAAAAATGAGTGTAGTTGTTGTTGATGGTCCCATGATGGAAGAATTCGTTGATGACGCTGAGGCGTTTGGCAAGTGGACGGACAAACATTTTGATATGCTAGACACAGATGGAAACGGGGAATTGTCTCGAGATGAGCTCCAAAACAGGAAAGGTAAATTCTCATCGTCTGAATTTGAGTTGCAAAGCAAGGAAGAAATTTCAAGTTTGTATGACATTCTTATTGAAAGATTTGATATTGACAGAAGTGGAACTATTGATAGACAAGAATTCAAGGCTCTTACAAAAGAAATCATGTTGGCTAAGGCTAGAGGGATTGGAAATTCCCCTGTTTTAGTCATTCTTCAAGGGGATAGCCTTGTTATGAGGGTTGTTCAACGTTTTTCAGCAAAAAAAtaactcatatttatttatcttcCTTATTCATTTCTCATTACTTGTTACTCTTTCTATTATAGTTTGTGTGTCTTAGTTTAATGGAACATGAAGtttaataatgttttttttaaaaaaatctatactctttttgtttctttttgtttttctgaaTTTCACTCGATTTggtgtttaaaaaaataaaaaagaatactGAATTTTATGGTCTTAAACTAATGAGATGTGGAATATGCCAAAATGATCTTAAATGTGTTaggatatactattaaccatacATTTTGATATCGTATTATTTATTgaacaattatttattatttataaaattcaataaaGTGTTGCATTAAGTAGATCAATTTGTCATATATAGTACATGATTTAGTGTATAGAATTTAGTCCTATACACAAAAGACTAAATCATCGGTTCTTATAAGTCAAAAATTCACAATCATAGATGTAAGTTTGGACAAACCGTCAAAATGATTGTAGCATGACATTAAATgtatttatcttgattatgagaatgaTATATTTCTAACTTTTCGCGCTATTGCATTTCGTATATATTGATTAAACTGACTAATAGAcacatattctctaaactattaaatgtacttatattcttaatcttgatataacAATATGATATGCATATAGTAGTtatcgttttgatttattaaaaggtgataCTCTGAGATGGATCAATATGTCTGATagattggatgataataatgacataattagttagttgatggaattcATGTcttaatatagaaaatgatgatatacttttttttatgagaAGCTTATAAATTTTCGTGTGTAAATTCGGCCAGTAATTTTATGAATCtggcacatgaaataagttaagtagtgatctaaaagaaattaaatactGAATTGAATTCATTGGTACGTTGATTTATTGATTAATATCTGTAATCATAACTTAGGAATTACATGAGTGTTTAGTGACAAATTTCGaaatataaatagaggagtGCAATTGTGAATTTCTAGTTTTATGATTTGTAATatattatggtaagaataattcaagttaattatttgaaattttttgtataataggaaacctcattaattatttttgtagtcTCTACAGTGTCCATATTTGACTAGAACTAAGAATCCTATTTTCTAGTAGAAGAAGGAAAAGTAGGgttcaattttttcttcaagaaagaaaagaaaggtgtGTTTCTCttcttgaagaaaaaagatttgtattttgttctttattttggATTCGAAGAGATCTCTATAAGTAGGAATTCTTCAAACCTGAAAAATTGTCCAGTTTTCTACACGGTACTTGTCCACTCAAGTATTGAGAGAGCTCAGTTATTAATTTGGGACTACTGTAGAAGATCatgaaactgaaatcggatttGCTTTGAGATATCCGCACTACGATTCAAGAGGTAATCCTTGAGTGAATTTTCAGCATACTTTGTACGTGATACgtatttgtgattgttttctATATTCGTGTAAGATGTATGATTTTGAAATGCTTCtgttgtttatgttattttctaaCAATTAATCTCTCACTTACACTCATAATCATGCACCTACAACTCTAACAAGTGGCGGAGCCAGCCATTTTTATAAAGAGTgtgcataattttaaaaagtactcCTTGATGTGAATTTTGActaataaaaatgttaaaaaacaCTTGAAGGGGACCAAGAATCGAACCCTCAACCTTCCGCTTCGCACTTCCAACATTCATTTTACCGTTGAGCCAGCTCCTATAATTACTCAAGTGTGTGCAaacctaaatatatattaaaaatatcgtAAATTTTTCTCGTAGGTACGGTATAACTTTCCGACGAAGGGTGTTCACTTGCGCACCCTTCGTTAGATGTAGCTCCGCCCCTGACTC
Proteins encoded:
- the LOC107002029 gene encoding uncharacterized protein LOC107002029; translated protein: MSVVVVDGPMMEEFVDDAEAFGKWTDKHFDMLDTDGNGELSRDELQNRKGKFSSSEFELQSKEEISSLYDILIERFDIDRSGTIDRQEFKALTKEIMLAKARGIGNSPVLVILQGDSLVMRVVQRFSAKK